The proteins below come from a single Crossiella sp. CA-258035 genomic window:
- a CDS encoding serine hydrolase domain-containing protein, with protein MSSYRDACVAQVTIEAEWLSRTLSTLVRKHQVPGAQLAVHVNGETRTAQAGELRYGGGQPVNPATAFPIGSVTKAFTATLAMLLVADDDLELDAEVTEHLPELGAPLTLRQLLSHTSGLASGPDSAVAATMSLRRYVSEHCRTPELVLPAGAGFSYSNLGYAVVGRLIEEVTGMSWWEAIESILLRPLGVKPSFVVAPNPLTSANVASGHAVNTSRGRTRPVVQSLALGEAPAGALAISAADLLRFGLLQLDPETTGLPELLPAELAAEMRRIQPGADPIGLADGWGLGFGVWREGVREWVGHDGNADGTDAHLRVNADTGQVIAFTSNGNTGIGLWAELVAELAGAGIEVGSYRLEVPGQRATVPPEIFGSYRNGDTEYTVTPAEDATLRLAIDGEIVARLTPHEGLMFAQQDWESGQLVHPGRFLRDPVTGVLDRIQVSGRLARREVGSGRC; from the coding sequence ATGTCGTCATACCGCGACGCCTGCGTGGCACAAGTCACCATTGAGGCCGAGTGGCTGTCCCGCACCCTGTCCACCCTGGTCCGCAAGCACCAGGTCCCCGGCGCTCAGCTCGCCGTGCACGTCAACGGGGAAACTCGCACGGCCCAGGCCGGCGAACTGCGCTACGGTGGGGGACAGCCGGTAAATCCGGCCACCGCCTTCCCGATCGGCTCGGTCACCAAGGCATTCACCGCCACGCTGGCGATGCTGCTGGTGGCCGACGATGATCTCGAGCTCGACGCCGAGGTCACCGAACATCTGCCCGAACTGGGCGCTCCACTGACCTTGCGTCAGCTGCTCAGCCACACCAGCGGACTGGCCTCCGGCCCGGACTCGGCCGTCGCTGCCACGATGTCCCTGCGCCGCTATGTCTCCGAGCACTGCCGCACCCCCGAACTGGTGCTGCCGGCGGGTGCCGGGTTCTCCTACTCCAACCTCGGTTATGCCGTCGTCGGACGGCTCATCGAAGAGGTCACCGGCATGAGCTGGTGGGAGGCGATCGAGTCGATCCTGCTCCGCCCATTGGGCGTCAAGCCGTCGTTCGTGGTCGCGCCCAACCCGCTGACCTCGGCGAACGTCGCCAGTGGGCACGCGGTCAACACCTCGCGCGGGCGCACCAGGCCGGTGGTGCAGTCACTCGCGCTGGGTGAGGCGCCGGCCGGCGCGCTCGCCATCAGCGCCGCGGACCTGCTCCGTTTCGGTCTGCTGCAACTGGATCCGGAGACCACCGGACTGCCCGAACTGCTGCCCGCCGAGCTGGCCGCGGAGATGCGCCGCATCCAGCCGGGGGCCGACCCGATCGGCCTGGCCGACGGCTGGGGCCTCGGCTTCGGCGTCTGGCGCGAGGGCGTGCGGGAGTGGGTGGGCCATGACGGCAACGCCGACGGCACCGACGCGCACCTGCGGGTCAACGCCGACACCGGCCAGGTGATCGCCTTCACCAGCAACGGCAACACCGGCATCGGCCTGTGGGCGGAACTGGTGGCGGAGCTGGCCGGGGCGGGCATCGAGGTGGGCAGCTACCGGCTGGAGGTGCCGGGACAGCGGGCCACCGTGCCGCCGGAGATCTTCGGCAGCTACCGCAACGGCGACACCGAGTACACCGTCACCCCGGCCGAGGACGCCACGCTGCGACTGGCCATCGACGGCGAGATCGTCGCCAGGCTCACCCCGCATGAAGGGCTCATGTTCGCCCAGCAGGACTGGGAATCGGGACAACTCGTGCACCCCGGTCGTTTTCTTCGCGACCCGGTGACCGGAGTCCTCGATCGAATTCAGGTTTCCGGCCGACTGGCCCGGCGTGAGGTCGGTAGCGGCCGCTGTTAG